A portion of the Bacillus sp. es.034 genome contains these proteins:
- a CDS encoding C45 family peptidase, translating to MKTIHSDVVQFRGSHYDFGFMQGERIKDSITVRNRENQWKVRKPRFSISVEETKGAINRFAPGLWDELLGLQEALKWPMERVLKEFGGYRVDYVKSGCSIVTGTDYLIRNYDYHPKTYEGRYTFFQPTDTGYAIIGPSQRVTGRMDGMNEHGLALGYNFMHRKNPGDGFICCMIGRLILESCKDGTEAVDMLKEIPHRHSFSYVVYDRSGETFIVETSPRGVEVRQSNACTNHFEIMTDENRNHLVDSKRRLSIIKESGDQDAHRAFRLMNDSDKGVFSDLYGSWAGTIHTSAYFPKEMKAWFALGGDREPVIFDFAEWLKGKDVEQEKMTGKVDTDIPFVHMDEGADWFRN from the coding sequence ATGAAAACAATACATAGCGATGTGGTTCAATTTCGCGGTTCCCATTATGACTTCGGATTTATGCAAGGGGAACGGATAAAGGATTCCATAACGGTTAGAAATCGGGAAAATCAATGGAAAGTACGTAAGCCCCGCTTCTCCATCAGCGTTGAGGAAACAAAGGGAGCAATCAATCGATTTGCCCCAGGCCTCTGGGATGAACTCCTGGGGTTACAAGAAGCCCTCAAGTGGCCGATGGAGCGGGTGCTGAAGGAGTTTGGCGGCTACCGGGTGGATTATGTGAAGTCCGGCTGCTCGATCGTAACGGGTACAGACTATCTGATCAGGAATTATGATTATCATCCGAAAACGTATGAGGGACGCTATACGTTCTTTCAACCGACGGATACAGGATATGCCATCATCGGTCCAAGTCAGCGTGTGACCGGCAGGATGGACGGAATGAACGAACATGGCCTGGCACTGGGGTATAACTTCATGCACCGGAAAAATCCCGGAGATGGTTTCATTTGCTGTATGATCGGACGATTGATCCTTGAATCCTGTAAAGATGGTACCGAAGCCGTCGATATGTTGAAGGAAATCCCTCATAGGCATTCGTTCAGCTATGTCGTGTATGACAGGAGCGGGGAAACGTTTATAGTGGAAACCTCACCTCGTGGGGTGGAGGTAAGGCAATCCAATGCATGCACCAATCATTTTGAAATCATGACCGATGAGAACCGAAATCACCTGGTCGATTCCAAGCGACGATTGAGCATCATCAAGGAATCGGGTGATCAAGACGCTCATAGGGCCTTCCGATTAATGAATGACAGTGATAAAGGGGTATTCTCGGATCTTTACGGCAGTTGGGCCGGCACGATTCATACATCAGCTTATTTTCCAAAAGAAATGAAAGCATGGTTTGCCCTTGGCGGAGACCGGGAGCCTGTTATCTTCGATTTTGCCGAATGGCTAAAGGGGAAGGATGTTGAACAGGAAAAAATGACAGGCAAAGTGGATACTGATATTCCGTTTGTTCATATGGATGAGGGGGCGGATTGGTTCAGGAACTAA
- a CDS encoding GNAT family N-acetyltransferase — MNTVEIRKVSEFDLNGDVQGHLQRLLCECFGGDYPVDRIYFKQKPHVRFLAYIEDRLVGHIACDYRVMNLNGKRINVLSLIDVCVASTMRSQGIGSQLLSKIDEFCQDRDIDYIVLFADDPDLYERNGFQRVQNRCRWLKINDKNQTTYGIGHEVIDELMVKAVGEKGWEEGELDLLGYLG; from the coding sequence TTGAATACTGTTGAAATAAGAAAAGTTTCGGAATTTGATCTAAACGGAGACGTTCAAGGTCACTTGCAGCGGTTATTATGTGAGTGCTTCGGAGGGGATTATCCTGTGGACAGGATCTATTTCAAACAGAAGCCTCACGTAAGATTTCTGGCATACATAGAAGATCGTTTAGTTGGACATATCGCATGTGATTATCGGGTGATGAATTTGAATGGAAAGCGTATAAATGTGTTAAGCCTCATTGATGTCTGTGTTGCATCCACTATGCGTTCCCAGGGGATCGGATCTCAATTGTTGAGTAAAATAGATGAATTTTGTCAAGATCGGGACATTGATTATATTGTGTTATTCGCTGATGACCCTGATTTATATGAACGCAACGGGTTCCAAAGGGTACAGAATCGCTGCAGGTGGTTAAAGATCAACGATAAGAATCAAACGACATACGGGATCGGACATGAAGTCATCGATGAACTCATGGTTAAAGCGGTTGGTGAGAAAGGTTGGGAAGAGGGAGAGCTTGATCTATTAGGGTATCTTGGTTAA
- a CDS encoding nucleoside recognition domain-containing protein, with protein sequence MQPHEGDQGLAYLFNHAKGMSSDNLRDEIVENIYSTSRGICKEVVKYKNKERIHSEKLDKVLTSPIWGFPIMLAMLGAVFYLTIAGANIPSSMLAQGFSWMEGQLTILFNAMNAPAWLHGVLVLGFFRGTGWVISVMLPPMAIFFPAFALLENYGYLPRVAFNMDRLFKKAGGHGKQSLTMAMGFGCNAAAIMSTRIIESPRERMLAILTNNFVPCNGRWPTLILLASLFMAAGYAGGMASLVTAGMVMTMVLIGIVVTISVSWILSKTALKGVPTHYTLELPPYRRPKIWSTILRSSKDKSWYVLKRAVIVAAPASIITWIIANIHIGDTSILMHFVQFLDPFGQALGMDGFILAAFIIGLPANEIVVPILIMAYLSQGAMLELDDLTELKAVFVSHGWTWLTALNMMLFSLLHFPCGTTLVNIYKETKSKKWTFLSFAIPTAIAIGVTFLVATIVRALGWV encoded by the coding sequence ATGCAACCACATGAGGGAGATCAGGGACTTGCGTACTTATTCAATCATGCGAAAGGGATGTCAAGTGACAACCTGAGGGATGAAATTGTCGAAAACATTTATTCGACGAGCAGAGGGATCTGCAAAGAAGTCGTAAAATACAAAAACAAAGAACGGATCCATTCCGAAAAGCTGGATAAAGTGCTGACTTCACCCATTTGGGGATTCCCTATCATGCTTGCCATGCTTGGAGCGGTGTTTTATCTGACGATTGCGGGGGCAAATATCCCATCCAGCATGCTGGCACAAGGATTCTCCTGGATGGAAGGGCAGCTGACCATTCTATTTAACGCCATGAATGCACCAGCATGGCTTCACGGTGTACTCGTACTGGGTTTCTTCAGGGGTACCGGATGGGTGATCAGCGTCATGCTTCCTCCGATGGCGATTTTCTTCCCGGCTTTTGCTCTTCTTGAGAATTATGGGTATTTACCCCGTGTCGCCTTCAATATGGACCGCCTGTTTAAGAAAGCAGGAGGGCACGGAAAGCAATCCTTGACGATGGCGATGGGCTTCGGGTGTAATGCTGCTGCCATCATGTCGACCAGGATCATCGAATCACCGAGAGAACGGATGCTTGCCATCCTGACTAATAACTTTGTTCCTTGCAATGGTCGCTGGCCGACTTTGATCCTGCTCGCTTCCCTATTCATGGCAGCGGGGTATGCCGGGGGGATGGCTTCCCTAGTGACCGCCGGAATGGTCATGACCATGGTGTTGATCGGAATTGTCGTGACGATTTCGGTGTCCTGGATACTGTCCAAAACGGCACTTAAAGGAGTTCCGACTCATTACACACTCGAGTTACCTCCATATCGTCGTCCGAAAATCTGGAGTACCATTTTGCGCTCGAGTAAAGATAAATCCTGGTATGTGTTAAAAAGGGCCGTGATCGTGGCCGCGCCAGCTTCGATCATCACGTGGATCATCGCCAATATCCATATCGGTGACACGAGCATCCTGATGCATTTCGTTCAGTTCCTGGATCCTTTCGGGCAGGCACTTGGGATGGATGGGTTCATCCTGGCAGCCTTTATCATCGGACTGCCGGCAAACGAAATTGTCGTGCCGATCCTGATCATGGCCTATCTTTCTCAAGGGGCGATGCTTGAACTTGATGATCTGACCGAGTTAAAGGCGGTCTTCGTCAGTCACGGATGGACGTGGTTAACGGCACTGAATATGATGCTCTTTTCCCTTCTCCATTTCCCTTGCGGCACGACCCTTGTGAATATTTATAAGGAAACGAAAAGCAAGAAATGGACGTTCCTGTCTTTTGCGATTCCGACAGCGATTGCGATCGGGGTCACATTTCTGGTAGCAACGATTGTCAGGGCACTGGGCTGGGTATAA
- a CDS encoding response regulator transcription factor encodes MISILVVDDDPHLRKLVRVYLEQNGYLVTEAPDGEAASVILLHQTIDLAIIDLMMPNKDGFQLASEIREDYDIPIIMLTARGSITDKAKGYQSGTDDYMVKPFEKEELLFRVQAILRRFDRAGSQTVRLGDMTLDKRSYEVKAGNRTMILPLKEFELLYYLASFPNRTFTRDELIQHVWGIDFEGDDRTIDVHIKRLRERFRGSANTFTITTVRGVGYKLEVPK; translated from the coding sequence ATGATATCGATTCTTGTCGTTGATGATGATCCCCATCTGCGAAAGCTCGTCCGCGTTTATTTGGAGCAGAATGGATACCTGGTGACAGAAGCACCGGATGGCGAAGCTGCTTCCGTCATTCTTCTCCATCAAACCATCGACCTTGCCATTATCGACCTGATGATGCCGAATAAAGATGGATTTCAGTTGGCAAGTGAGATAAGGGAAGACTATGATATCCCCATCATCATGCTGACTGCGAGAGGCAGCATCACGGATAAAGCGAAAGGATACCAGTCCGGGACCGATGATTATATGGTGAAACCCTTTGAGAAAGAAGAACTCCTTTTCCGGGTGCAGGCGATCCTGAGACGATTCGACCGGGCAGGTTCCCAAACCGTCCGCTTGGGAGACATGACGCTTGATAAACGGTCTTATGAGGTGAAAGCCGGGAATAGGACCATGATTCTTCCCCTCAAGGAATTCGAACTGCTATATTATCTTGCAAGCTTTCCAAACAGGACATTTACGCGGGATGAACTTATCCAGCATGTATGGGGAATTGACTTTGAAGGGGACGACCGGACCATCGATGTGCATATTAAACGACTGCGTGAACGTTTCCGGGGTTCCGCCAATACCTTCACGATCACGACCGTACGGGGAGTCGGCTACAAATTGGAGGTACCTAAATGA
- a CDS encoding HAMP domain-containing sensor histidine kinase: MYDSVLTNLLMNFLFIVVGLLLFAIYYDTTKKQPSKGIVILLSTITILLCVMFSYKLANGIYVDLRRIPFFLASLYFGPVVSFVLMIMIIAIRYFIIGSGLIHLVILNYFVTFLILAAFSKGFLRAKRKVKMLFLVIICFSMTIFNLLFGYIHEAEITMDEYLYLVLIPLAATVISVMIAEMIRKLMEMKKTLSQHEKLQVLSRLAASLSHEIRNPLTSSKGFLQLVQEEKDEKIQKEFIHLSLKGIDQATHVIEEYLTFTNSTPEKAESIDVKDSLMELIEIVKPKAPHISFRYQLLDGVHVEGQRHNFIKCMGNIMTNAIESMPQGGQVSIGVIEKEKVIISISDSGKGMTDEQIRRFGEPFFTTKDEGTGLGIMAATIIVHSMKGKMEVESELNKGTTVMIELQRAIKTEAG, from the coding sequence TTGTATGATTCTGTTTTAACGAACTTATTAATGAACTTTTTATTTATTGTAGTGGGACTACTCCTTTTCGCCATTTATTATGACACCACAAAGAAGCAACCTTCAAAAGGGATTGTCATCCTCCTTTCCACGATCACGATTCTATTATGTGTGATGTTCAGTTATAAGCTGGCAAATGGTATTTATGTAGATTTGCGAAGGATCCCTTTTTTTCTGGCCAGCTTATATTTCGGCCCGGTCGTTTCCTTCGTTCTCATGATCATGATCATAGCAATCAGATATTTCATCATTGGGAGCGGTCTTATCCATTTAGTGATTCTCAACTATTTTGTCACCTTTTTAATTTTGGCAGCCTTTTCAAAAGGATTTCTTCGTGCTAAGAGAAAAGTAAAAATGCTATTCCTGGTTATCATTTGTTTCAGTATGACGATATTTAATCTTCTGTTTGGATATATTCATGAAGCTGAAATCACGATGGATGAGTATCTGTACCTCGTTCTCATTCCGCTGGCAGCCACTGTTATCTCTGTGATGATTGCGGAGATGATACGGAAATTAATGGAGATGAAAAAGACTCTGTCTCAACACGAGAAGCTTCAGGTTTTGAGCCGGTTGGCGGCGAGTCTTTCACATGAAATTCGAAATCCATTAACTTCGTCAAAAGGATTTTTGCAGCTGGTACAAGAAGAAAAAGACGAAAAAATACAGAAAGAATTTATTCATTTGTCTTTAAAAGGGATTGATCAGGCAACCCATGTCATAGAGGAATATTTGACGTTTACTAATTCAACGCCAGAAAAGGCGGAAAGTATCGATGTAAAGGATTCTCTTATGGAGCTGATTGAAATCGTAAAACCAAAGGCTCCACATATTTCCTTCCGTTATCAACTCTTAGATGGTGTTCATGTAGAAGGGCAACGCCACAATTTTATTAAATGCATGGGAAACATCATGACCAATGCTATAGAATCCATGCCTCAGGGTGGGCAAGTTTCGATTGGGGTGATCGAGAAGGAAAAGGTTATTATTTCGATCTCTGATTCAGGAAAAGGAATGACCGATGAGCAGATCCGACGTTTCGGTGAACCGTTCTTTACAACAAAGGATGAAGGCACGGGCCTCGGGATAATGGCAGCCACGATCATTGTTCATTCCATGAAGGGGAAAATGGAAGTGGAAAGTGAACTGAACAAAGGTACAACGGTGATGATCGAATTGCAAAGAGCCATTAAGACAGAGGCAGGCTAA
- a CDS encoding beta-carotene 15,15'-monooxygenase → MVIRNSKWSFLALALLTLVLLSNVLLYQPIVQQLLAIELESGAVLGSLVDLVIISPALAYAAFKVSKKQAFGFVVFGLVIARVIIPEEYFAPYTILLYSGISFEALFFLAELGLIFLLLKRIPVIREDMRSSGTGTIFSFLPAVERKVSRLPLIRILASEILMVYYAFFSWRKKAPAHAGAVTMHHKTSAIAMNIMLIHAVAIETIGLHWWLHSKLPILSFILLVLNVYSILLVLAEIQITRLHPVEVKNGELRVVQGLRQRLILPLTNIEAMEWGKKKPSKGTMVFMQKDFEEIHPQVILILKKPVEATLFMGKKEEVSKVALRVDDPEKLKRLLEQHKNRA, encoded by the coding sequence ATGGTAATCCGAAACTCGAAATGGTCATTTTTGGCGCTTGCCCTGTTAACACTCGTCCTCTTAAGTAATGTACTCCTGTATCAGCCAATCGTGCAGCAACTTTTGGCCATTGAACTTGAAAGTGGTGCCGTACTTGGGTCCTTAGTGGATCTGGTCATCATTTCACCGGCGCTTGCCTATGCCGCTTTTAAAGTTTCAAAGAAGCAGGCGTTCGGATTCGTCGTATTCGGTTTGGTCATAGCAAGAGTCATCATCCCTGAAGAATACTTTGCCCCCTATACGATCCTCCTGTACTCCGGGATAAGCTTTGAAGCCCTGTTCTTTCTGGCGGAGTTGGGTCTGATCTTCCTTCTGCTCAAAAGAATTCCAGTCATCCGGGAAGATATGAGATCATCGGGAACGGGAACGATCTTTTCATTCCTTCCTGCAGTCGAAAGAAAGGTAAGTAGACTCCCCCTTATCCGAATCCTGGCATCTGAGATCCTGATGGTGTATTACGCCTTCTTTAGCTGGCGGAAAAAAGCACCTGCTCATGCCGGAGCGGTTACAATGCATCATAAGACCAGTGCCATCGCCATGAATATCATGCTTATCCATGCCGTTGCGATCGAAACGATCGGTCTTCACTGGTGGCTTCACTCCAAGCTCCCGATCCTGTCATTTATCCTGCTCGTTTTAAACGTGTACAGCATTCTCCTCGTACTGGCCGAAATCCAAATAACACGGTTGCATCCTGTTGAAGTGAAAAATGGCGAGTTGCGGGTCGTGCAGGGATTAAGGCAGCGGCTGATTCTGCCCCTAACAAATATCGAGGCGATGGAATGGGGGAAGAAGAAACCAAGTAAAGGCACCATGGTCTTTATGCAGAAAGACTTTGAGGAGATTCATCCTCAAGTAATCCTGATCTTGAAGAAGCCCGTCGAAGCGACGCTGTTCATGGGTAAAAAAGAAGAGGTATCTAAAGTGGCTTTGAGAGTGGATGATCCTGAGAAGTTAAAACGGTTATTAGAGCAACATAAAAATCGTGCCTGA
- a CDS encoding methyltransferase yields the protein MNEHDYDTLLNIKTGDRQIGFHRSFHYHRYEPTPYAALQELFQEYELKSSDRVVDFGCGKGRLNFFVHHLFRSTVIGVEMNDEFYEDCMKNLSTYREKTKFRNGTISFCHCLAEDYEINPADNRFYFFNPFSVQIFIKVINHILLSVESFPRDIEILLYYSSDDYVHFLEDHPLFQLRKEVVLTGEFAKNEYERFLVYGLMY from the coding sequence ATGAACGAACATGATTATGATACATTACTGAATATCAAAACCGGCGATCGTCAAATAGGCTTTCATAGATCCTTTCATTATCATCGCTATGAACCGACTCCATACGCGGCTTTACAGGAGTTGTTTCAGGAGTATGAACTGAAAAGCAGTGACCGGGTCGTGGATTTCGGATGTGGGAAAGGCCGCTTGAACTTCTTCGTTCATCATCTTTTTCGATCGACTGTCATCGGTGTGGAAATGAACGACGAGTTTTACGAAGATTGCATGAAGAATCTTTCAACCTATCGTGAGAAAACAAAATTCAGGAACGGTACGATTTCCTTTTGCCATTGCCTGGCTGAGGACTATGAAATTAACCCGGCAGACAATCGTTTCTACTTTTTCAATCCCTTTTCCGTTCAAATTTTTATAAAAGTCATCAATCATATTCTTTTATCAGTGGAATCCTTCCCCCGGGACATCGAGATTCTTCTGTACTACAGCTCCGATGATTATGTTCATTTCCTGGAGGATCATCCATTATTTCAGCTGCGAAAAGAAGTCGTGTTAACAGGGGAGTTCGCGAAGAACGAATATGAGCGTTTTCTGGTTTATGGGTTGATGTACTGA
- a CDS encoding NAD(P)H-dependent oxidoreductase has protein sequence MSNKDQTKQDILDAYHFRHATKEFDPNKKVSDDDFRFIMETGRLSPSSFGFEPWRFLVIQNPELREKIKNTAWGAYGKLPDASHFVVILARTKQDTKYDSDYLQDHFKNKKNMPEDHLAKYLERIEQFQKVDFDLLEGDRPLYDWAGKQTYIALGNMMTAAAQIGVDSCPIEGFDVEKMNTLLNEEGLLEDGHFGISVMVAFGYRVKDPAPKSRRSFEDIVKFV, from the coding sequence ATGTCTAATAAAGATCAAACCAAGCAAGATATTCTCGATGCATACCATTTCAGACATGCAACCAAAGAATTTGATCCGAATAAGAAAGTATCTGATGACGATTTCAGATTCATTATGGAAACGGGCCGCCTGTCTCCAAGTTCCTTCGGATTCGAACCATGGAGATTCCTGGTCATCCAAAATCCTGAACTTAGAGAAAAGATTAAGAACACCGCTTGGGGAGCATACGGTAAACTCCCTGATGCCAGTCATTTCGTCGTAATCCTGGCTAGAACCAAACAGGATACCAAGTACGATTCTGACTATTTACAGGATCATTTCAAAAATAAGAAAAATATGCCTGAAGATCATTTGGCAAAATACTTAGAGAGGATTGAACAGTTCCAGAAGGTTGATTTCGATTTACTTGAAGGCGACCGTCCTCTATACGACTGGGCCGGAAAGCAGACGTATATTGCCCTTGGTAATATGATGACCGCTGCTGCCCAGATCGGTGTAGATTCCTGCCCGATCGAAGGATTTGATGTTGAGAAGATGAATACATTACTGAATGAAGAAGGCCTGCTTGAAGACGGTCACTTCGGTATTTCCGTCATGGTTGCATTCGGTTACCGGGTCAAGGATCCAGCACCGAAATCCCGTCGCTCATTTGAGGATATCGTGAAGTTCGTATAA
- a CDS encoding sigma factor-like helix-turn-helix DNA-binding protein, producing MQMRSVFNLDEKGIEEMVPKLFRYCYFLTKDKWDGEDLAQESVYKALSRYPDRQDWSPALLKKMAYHLWIDKGRKESRETIGSVPESCVENHPKEWISPEMIGLLSNRLTPKQLVAFVLKEAFQYKISEVAVLLNLTETAVKALLNRSRAKLKKISVDDEWVGSDAYWDENLQKELNAILYRSLKAQDPSLLIAYIPTLLAYGPVQMVLPVSPSPSTILSMAA from the coding sequence ATGCAAATGAGATCGGTATTCAACCTGGACGAAAAAGGGATAGAAGAAATGGTCCCAAAACTGTTCCGGTATTGCTATTTTCTGACGAAGGACAAATGGGACGGGGAGGATCTTGCCCAGGAATCGGTTTATAAAGCCCTCAGTCGCTACCCTGATCGTCAGGATTGGAGTCCTGCTTTACTAAAGAAAATGGCCTATCATCTGTGGATCGACAAGGGCCGGAAAGAGAGCAGGGAAACAATCGGATCTGTCCCGGAGTCTTGTGTGGAAAATCATCCAAAAGAGTGGATCAGTCCTGAGATGATCGGCCTGCTTTCTAACAGATTGACTCCCAAGCAACTGGTTGCCTTCGTATTAAAGGAAGCCTTTCAGTACAAAATTTCTGAAGTGGCCGTACTACTAAACCTGACAGAAACAGCTGTGAAGGCTTTATTGAACCGGTCGAGGGCCAAACTGAAAAAAATCTCCGTCGATGATGAATGGGTAGGAAGTGACGCATACTGGGATGAGAATCTCCAAAAAGAGCTGAACGCCATCTTATATCGGAGCCTGAAAGCACAGGATCCGAGTCTGCTAATCGCCTATATTCCGACGCTGCTTGCCTATGGACCGGTCCAGATGGTGCTACCGGTATCTCCTTCGCCTTCGACCATTCTCTCGATGGCTGCATAA
- a CDS encoding FeoA family protein has translation MSEVKKLLLSECKPGDRVLITSLSLEGTMRRRLLDLGFVRGSEVAVVQKSPLGDPMAFRVSDTTIALRKEESSRIQVEKIGGV, from the coding sequence ATGTCCGAAGTCAAGAAATTACTTCTATCAGAATGTAAACCAGGCGACCGCGTTCTTATAACATCACTATCATTAGAAGGTACCATGAGAAGAAGATTATTGGATCTGGGATTTGTAAGGGGATCAGAGGTAGCGGTCGTTCAAAAAAGTCCACTGGGAGATCCAATGGCCTTTCGGGTGAGTGACACCACGATTGCCCTCCGTAAAGAAGAAAGTTCAAGGATTCAAGTTGAGAAAATAGGAGGTGTGTAA
- a CDS encoding FeoB small GTPase domain-containing protein → MEAYRIALAGNPNTGKSTLFNLLTGLRQHTGNWPGKTVIHAEGDFIHNKTDFTIVDLPGTYSLYSNSTDEEVARDYIIFDKPDVTLVVLDATSLERNMNLALQVMEMTDRVIVALNLMDEAKKKGIEVNSEALSKKLGVPVVKISARNNTGIKELLDTIHEMALGNVPTTPYRMTYSADIEAKIEELSPKVRQMIGDEFPIRWISLRLLDGDESILNSLNDYFRRERKKGGFSNVSVNATT, encoded by the coding sequence ATGGAAGCATACAGAATTGCTCTTGCAGGAAATCCGAATACAGGGAAAAGTACATTATTTAATCTATTGACGGGGTTAAGACAACACACAGGGAACTGGCCTGGTAAAACGGTCATCCACGCAGAAGGTGACTTCATACACAATAAGACGGATTTCACCATCGTCGATCTGCCCGGGACCTACTCCCTCTACTCCAATTCAACAGATGAAGAGGTTGCGAGGGACTATATTATCTTTGATAAACCGGACGTGACACTGGTGGTACTGGACGCAACGTCCCTTGAGAGAAATATGAATCTCGCCCTTCAAGTGATGGAAATGACGGATCGAGTGATAGTAGCCCTCAATTTGATGGATGAAGCGAAGAAAAAAGGAATCGAAGTAAACAGTGAAGCATTAAGCAAAAAACTGGGCGTACCAGTTGTGAAAATATCGGCGAGAAATAATACGGGCATCAAGGAGTTACTGGATACCATACATGAAATGGCTCTAGGAAATGTACCGACCACTCCATACCGCATGACCTATTCTGCGGATATCGAAGCGAAAATAGAAGAGCTTTCTCCAAAAGTACGGCAAATGATCGGGGATGAGTTTCCGATTCGATGGATTTCCCTGCGATTATTGGATGGAGATGAAAGCATACTCAATTCGTTGAATGATTACTTCCGGAGGGAACGAAAGAAAGGAGGATTTTCCAATGTCTCAGTCAATGCAACCACATGA
- the clpP gene encoding ATP-dependent Clp endopeptidase proteolytic subunit ClpP: MREEEDMNAIPYVIEQSSKGERSYDIYSRLLKDRIIMVSDEVNDHMANSIVAQLLFLAADDPDKDISLYINSPGGSTSAGFAIFDTMEYISPDVRTICTGMAASFGAMLLLAGTKGKRFALPNSEIMIHQPLGGARGQATDLEISAKRILKLREHINEIIAEKTGQSVEKVAFDTDRDYFMSAYEAKEYGIIDEIIEKKK; the protein is encoded by the coding sequence ATGAGGGAGGAAGAAGATATGAACGCAATACCTTATGTAATTGAACAATCAAGCAAAGGAGAACGTTCCTACGATATTTATTCACGGTTATTAAAGGACCGGATCATCATGGTGAGTGACGAAGTGAATGATCATATGGCCAATAGCATCGTTGCTCAATTATTATTCCTCGCAGCAGATGATCCCGATAAAGACATTTCCTTGTATATCAACAGTCCCGGGGGCTCGACTTCTGCGGGGTTCGCCATCTTTGATACGATGGAGTACATCAGCCCCGATGTGCGGACGATCTGTACGGGCATGGCGGCGTCATTCGGCGCAATGCTGCTCTTGGCAGGCACGAAAGGAAAACGGTTTGCCCTGCCTAATAGTGAAATCATGATCCATCAGCCGTTGGGAGGAGCTAGAGGGCAGGCGACAGACCTTGAGATTTCGGCTAAGCGCATCCTGAAGTTAAGGGAGCATATCAACGAAATCATAGCTGAGAAAACGGGGCAATCGGTTGAAAAAGTAGCATTTGATACGGATCGTGACTACTTCATGAGTGCCTATGAGGCGAAGGAATATGGGATCATTGATGAGATTATCGAGAAGAAGAAGTGA
- a CDS encoding helix-turn-helix domain-containing protein: MSHQKRNWLERLRKMKGYSQEDIAYLVHIDRSYYSKIESGVRIPSKRLAENLADLLKFHVSVFELEESPFYIALQDSPMVIAHFDLDLRYTWIFNPNPELDPVSVIGRNDVELGDNRGTRALMKIKQEVIKNRTSLRKVISFPIADQMYEYDVNCHPLFNHKGELIGGSSASTQLIKEEDRNPDYENSLLMKDTD; the protein is encoded by the coding sequence ATGAGTCATCAGAAGAGAAATTGGCTAGAGAGATTAAGAAAAATGAAGGGTTATAGCCAAGAAGACATTGCCTATTTAGTTCACATCGATCGATCTTATTATTCAAAGATTGAAAGTGGCGTAAGAATTCCAAGTAAGAGGCTTGCAGAGAACTTGGCAGACTTATTGAAATTTCATGTTTCCGTCTTTGAATTAGAGGAAAGTCCCTTTTATATTGCCCTCCAAGATTCTCCCATGGTGATTGCCCATTTTGATTTGGATCTTAGATATACGTGGATTTTTAACCCGAATCCTGAACTTGACCCCGTCTCGGTGATTGGAAGGAACGATGTGGAATTAGGGGATAACCGAGGCACAAGGGCATTAATGAAAATAAAACAAGAGGTAATAAAGAACCGTACATCATTGAGAAAGGTTATTTCCTTTCCGATAGCCGATCAAATGTATGAGTATGATGTGAACTGCCATCCATTATTTAATCATAAAGGAGAGCTGATCGGGGGGAGTTCGGCCTCCACGCAGCTGATAAAGGAGGAAGATCGGAATCCTGATTATGAAAATTCACTCCTGATGAAGGATACCGATTGA